One Nostoc sp. UHCC 0302 DNA window includes the following coding sequences:
- a CDS encoding class I SAM-dependent methyltransferase: protein MTETTVRKQYNQLAAVYDLRWRNYIVNTLSFLKTWVEISPTDTVLDIACGTGEFERLLLTEYSSQQIVGIDISEEMLAMSTTGYAYAKLKFSAYPQVSFQTASASRLPFGSNSFDVIVSANSFHYFDEPLVVLKEMRRVLKADGKVIILDWCKDYLVCKICDLVLKVFDPAYKQCYTQNQFHYLLNDENFMVCRATKIRFGVVWGLMVATAKVKT, encoded by the coding sequence ATGACTGAAACCACAGTTCGCAAACAGTACAACCAATTAGCCGCCGTTTACGATCTACGTTGGAGAAATTATATAGTTAACACACTGTCTTTCCTTAAAACCTGGGTAGAAATATCACCAACAGATACTGTACTTGATATTGCGTGTGGTACTGGTGAGTTTGAACGTTTACTACTAACTGAGTATTCATCGCAACAAATTGTCGGTATAGATATTTCAGAGGAAATGCTGGCGATGTCTACGACGGGCTACGCCTACGCTAAACTCAAATTTAGTGCTTATCCTCAAGTATCATTTCAGACGGCAAGTGCATCAAGGTTGCCATTTGGTAGTAATAGTTTTGATGTGATTGTGTCTGCTAATTCATTTCATTATTTTGATGAGCCACTTGTTGTATTAAAAGAGATGAGACGTGTCTTAAAGGCTGATGGTAAAGTCATTATTCTAGATTGGTGTAAAGATTATTTAGTTTGTAAAATCTGTGATTTAGTACTTAAGGTTTTTGATCCGGCTTATAAGCAGTGTTATACCCAAAATCAGTTTCACTACCTGCTTAATGATGAAAATTTTATGGTTTGTCGTGCGACCAAAATTCGCTTTGGTGTTGTATGGGGATTGATGGTAGCTACAGCTAAAGTCAAAACTTAA
- the phnC gene encoding phosphonate ABC transporter ATP-binding protein yields MIQLDHLSVTYKGGVVGIKPISLSFIKGQFTVILGASGSGKSTLLRCLNYLNRPTTGTVIVEGLGNLHNCKVLYEHRKRTGMIFQQHQLISRQTALGNVLVGRLAYHSTLRSFFPLPKADQYIALECLDRVGLLHKALTRVDALSGGQQQRVGIARALAQKPQLILADEPVASLDPTSAHKVLSFLRQTCQEDGISAILSLHQIDLARIYADRIIGLSQGTVALDGKPADISSYELKQLYSDKDSPHDQGFEETINS; encoded by the coding sequence ATGATTCAGCTTGACCACTTAAGTGTGACTTATAAAGGCGGAGTAGTAGGAATTAAACCTATTTCTCTTAGCTTTATCAAAGGGCAATTCACTGTTATTTTGGGAGCATCTGGTTCTGGTAAATCAACTTTACTGCGCTGTCTTAACTATCTTAATCGCCCTACAACTGGTACTGTGATAGTTGAAGGATTAGGAAATCTACATAATTGTAAGGTGTTGTATGAACATCGCAAGCGCACAGGGATGATTTTTCAGCAGCATCAACTTATTAGTCGGCAAACGGCTCTTGGGAATGTATTAGTGGGTCGTTTAGCGTACCATTCAACACTCCGAAGTTTCTTTCCTTTGCCCAAAGCAGATCAGTATATTGCTTTAGAATGTTTAGACCGGGTTGGGCTTTTGCATAAAGCTTTAACACGAGTGGATGCTCTTAGCGGAGGTCAACAGCAACGAGTTGGTATCGCACGCGCCTTAGCACAAAAACCACAATTGATTTTGGCCGATGAGCCTGTTGCTAGTCTCGATCCTACTAGCGCTCATAAAGTCCTCTCATTTCTGCGTCAGACTTGTCAAGAAGATGGAATTTCCGCAATCCTCAGTCTGCACCAGATCGATCTCGCAAGAATTTACGCGGATCGAATTATTGGGTTATCTCAGGGAACGGTTGCCTTAGATGGTAAGCCAGCAGATATCAGTAGCTACGAATTAAAGCAACTTTATAGTGACAAAGATAGTCCTCACGATCAAGGCTTTGAGGAAACTATTAATTCCTGA
- the phnD gene encoding phosphate/phosphite/phosphonate ABC transporter substrate-binding protein encodes MTVLLNKRSLVSMTLIMATLIGCQSPSNQSANKQSASGNSPVVASDSADPQTLKVALLPDESPSSLIKKNEGFKKYLETKLQKHIELVVTTDYSSMIEAASNKRIDLAYFGPLSYVLAKTKSDIEPFAALKKNGKTTYQSVIIANTASGVKSLAEVKGKTVAFGDQASTSSHLIPKSMLATSGLQPGGKDYQEAFTGSHDAVALAVQNGNAQVGGLSKPIFESLIERKVIDSSKVKVIAESKEYPEYPWTMRSDLAPPLKEKIRAAFLALNDKEVLKPFKADGFGAAKDKDYDSIRDLAKLLNLDIAKLQK; translated from the coding sequence ATGACTGTTTTACTAAATAAGCGATCGCTTGTCTCAATGACACTAATCATGGCTACCTTAATCGGTTGTCAAAGTCCCAGCAACCAATCTGCAAATAAGCAATCAGCTTCTGGCAATAGTCCAGTAGTCGCATCAGATTCGGCTGACCCTCAAACCCTAAAAGTAGCTTTATTACCTGATGAATCTCCTTCAAGTTTGATTAAAAAAAATGAAGGATTTAAAAAGTATCTTGAGACAAAGCTACAAAAACATATTGAACTTGTCGTTACAACTGACTACTCCTCGATGATTGAGGCAGCAAGTAACAAGCGTATTGATTTAGCTTATTTTGGGCCACTCTCTTACGTTTTGGCAAAAACAAAGAGTGATATTGAGCCATTTGCAGCTTTGAAGAAAAACGGTAAAACTACTTATCAGTCTGTGATCATTGCTAACACAGCTAGCGGTGTCAAGTCACTAGCAGAAGTCAAGGGTAAAACAGTAGCCTTTGGAGACCAAGCGTCTACTTCCAGTCATTTGATTCCTAAATCAATGCTGGCAACTAGCGGATTGCAACCCGGTGGAAAAGACTACCAAGAGGCGTTCACAGGTTCACATGATGCTGTAGCATTGGCAGTTCAAAATGGTAATGCTCAAGTTGGTGGCTTGAGTAAACCCATCTTTGAATCCTTAATTGAACGCAAAGTAATTGATTCTAGTAAAGTCAAGGTGATTGCAGAGTCTAAAGAGTATCCTGAATATCCCTGGACAATGCGTTCTGATTTAGCACCGCCACTAAAAGAAAAAATTCGTGCAGCCTTTCTTGCATTGAATGATAAAGAGGTTCTTAAACCCTTCAAAGCTGATGGTTTTGGAGCCGCGAAAGATAAAGATTATGATAGCATCAGAGACTTAGCAAAACTTCTTAATCTTGATATCGCCAAGTTGCAGAAGTAA
- the phnE gene encoding phosphonate ABC transporter, permease protein PhnE: MVTWAIALLAIAICCFLVGLWDEKRLSDGIPSILNLLHQMLPPDFSDARNWVKPLFDTLAMSVAGTAIAIVFSMPLSLLAAHNTTPHPLLFQVSRLILNGLRSVPELIMGIIFVAAVGFGALPGTLAVGFHSIGMVGKFFAEYIELVNEAPLEAARAAGANKVQVIYHGILPQVLPQMMDLTLYRWEYNFRASTVMGAVGAGGIGFELIGALRLINYREVSAVLLVILFMVILVDGFSSYLRKRLV, from the coding sequence ATAGTAACCTGGGCGATCGCACTTTTGGCCATAGCTATATGTTGCTTTCTGGTTGGGCTTTGGGACGAGAAACGGCTTTCGGATGGGATTCCCAGTATCTTAAACTTGCTGCATCAAATGCTGCCTCCAGATTTTAGTGATGCCCGAAACTGGGTCAAACCTTTATTTGATACGCTGGCGATGAGCGTTGCAGGCACAGCGATCGCTATTGTCTTCTCGATGCCTTTATCTTTATTAGCGGCTCATAATACAACTCCCCATCCCTTGCTATTTCAAGTTTCACGGCTGATTCTCAACGGCTTGCGCTCTGTGCCAGAGCTAATTATGGGTATTATCTTTGTAGCAGCTGTTGGCTTTGGGGCATTACCCGGAACCTTGGCGGTGGGATTTCACTCGATTGGCATGGTCGGCAAATTCTTTGCAGAATATATTGAACTGGTCAACGAAGCACCACTAGAAGCAGCAAGGGCTGCTGGAGCCAACAAGGTGCAAGTGATCTATCACGGAATTTTGCCGCAGGTATTACCACAAATGATGGATCTGACCCTTTATCGATGGGAATATAATTTTCGTGCCTCCACGGTTATGGGAGCAGTAGGGGCTGGTGGCATCGGGTTTGAGCTAATTGGCGCACTTCGCCTGATCAATTATCGGGAAGTTTCAGCAGTGTTGCTAGTAATTTTGTTTATGGTCATTCTGGTTGATGGTTTTAGTAGTTATCTTAGAAAACGTTTAGTTTAG
- a CDS encoding phosphonate dehydrogenase — protein MKPKVVITHWVHSEIITNLSEYCEVVANPTRETLPLEEILKLAQDAEALMVFMPDRIDEAFLKACPKLKIIAGALKGYDNFDVDACTRQGIWFTIVPSLLAVPTAELTIGLIIGLARQMLPGDRLIRQGTFAGWRPHLYGMGLANRTLGIVGMGSLGQALAQRLSSFEMNLIYTDAIPLPKEKVAAWCLSQVSLDTLLATSDFVVLMVPLQPETFHLINETSLARMKPGSFLINPCRGSVVDEQAVSDALASGHLAGYAADVFELEDWARSDRPSKIPPSLLEKQDKTFFTPHLGSAVDDLRYDIAIEASQNILQALQGHSPQGAINCPS, from the coding sequence ATGAAACCCAAAGTTGTTATTACCCACTGGGTTCACTCGGAAATTATTACAAACTTAAGTGAGTATTGTGAGGTCGTTGCAAATCCAACTAGAGAGACTTTACCGCTTGAAGAAATTCTCAAGTTGGCGCAGGATGCTGAAGCTTTGATGGTTTTTATGCCAGATCGAATCGATGAGGCGTTTCTGAAAGCTTGTCCAAAATTGAAGATTATCGCCGGAGCATTGAAGGGTTACGATAACTTTGATGTTGATGCCTGCACTCGTCAAGGTATTTGGTTCACTATCGTACCTAGTTTGTTGGCTGTGCCAACAGCTGAGTTGACCATTGGACTGATTATCGGATTAGCCCGTCAGATGTTGCCAGGCGATCGCTTGATTCGTCAAGGCACGTTTGCAGGTTGGCGACCCCATCTATACGGTATGGGATTAGCAAACCGGACACTGGGAATCGTTGGTATGGGCAGTCTAGGGCAAGCCCTCGCTCAACGGCTTTCCAGTTTTGAAATGAACTTGATTTACACCGATGCGATACCTTTACCCAAGGAAAAAGTAGCCGCTTGGTGCTTGTCACAGGTTTCCCTAGATACGCTATTGGCAACCAGTGATTTTGTTGTCCTAATGGTTCCTCTGCAACCAGAAACCTTTCATCTGATAAATGAAACATCTTTAGCACGTATGAAACCAGGGAGTTTCTTAATCAATCCGTGTCGCGGTTCAGTAGTTGATGAACAAGCGGTGAGTGATGCTTTAGCCTCTGGACATTTAGCAGGTTATGCAGCTGATGTCTTTGAACTAGAAGATTGGGCCCGGAGCGATCGCCCGTCGAAAATTCCTCCATCTTTGTTAGAGAAACAAGACAAAACCTTTTTTACTCCCCATTTAGGATCGGCGGTGGATGATTTACGATATGACATCGCTATAGAAGCATCTCAAAATATTTTACAAGCCTTACAAGGTCATTCTCCTCAAGGAGCAATCAATTGTCCAAGTTAA
- a CDS encoding transposase family protein, translated as MILDYIQKYPLRTKQILGISYEQLQSLLNCALKRNRYIKAKQESHKIRINAAGGGRPEKLSTEEQVCLCLFYLRQMPTFQVLGMLFGVSKTEANDTFHDWIPILRDILPASLLEQVSNNESDLLFVQEVLTNFRLLVDSLEQPIYRDSDQKEQQKYFSGKKRQHTLKSLIIGIPEGKDIVEVEVGVPGPTADIKLFRQSQNKFDKSQPFSGDKGFQGGENITTPHKKKPKRELTQQQKDENKALSSNRIFIEHLIRLLKIFRIASQRFRLKLETYEQIILTVCGLVRLRIGSLVLPT; from the coding sequence ATGATTTTAGATTATATACAAAAGTATCCACTACGAACAAAACAGATTTTAGGGATTAGTTACGAACAATTGCAATCACTGCTAAATTGCGCCTTAAAACGAAATCGATACATCAAAGCTAAACAAGAGAGTCATAAAATTAGAATTAATGCGGCTGGTGGTGGTCGTCCCGAAAAGTTATCAACCGAAGAACAAGTATGTTTATGTCTATTTTATCTAAGACAGATGCCAACATTCCAAGTATTAGGAATGCTATTTGGTGTTTCCAAAACCGAAGCTAATGATACATTTCACGACTGGATACCAATTCTTCGTGATATATTACCTGCTAGTTTATTAGAACAAGTATCAAATAATGAAAGTGATTTACTATTTGTTCAAGAAGTATTAACAAATTTTAGGCTATTAGTCGATAGCTTAGAACAGCCAATATATAGGGATTCTGACCAAAAAGAGCAACAGAAATATTTTTCTGGAAAGAAGAGACAACATACATTAAAAAGTCTGATAATTGGCATACCAGAAGGCAAAGATATTGTAGAGGTAGAAGTAGGTGTTCCTGGGCCAACAGCAGATATAAAATTGTTTCGTCAATCTCAAAATAAATTTGATAAATCTCAACCCTTTTCAGGTGATAAAGGCTTTCAAGGAGGTGAGAATATCACTACTCCTCATAAAAAGAAACCAAAACGAGAATTAACTCAACAGCAAAAAGATGAAAATAAGGCTTTATCTAGTAATCGGATATTCATTGAACATTTGATTCGATTACTTAAAATATTCCGCATAGCCTCACAAAGATTTCGCTTAAAGCTTGAGACGTATGAGCAGATTATTTTAACAGTTTGCGGATTAGTTAGGTTAAGAATTGGTAGCTTAGTTCTGCCAACTTAG
- a CDS encoding nitric oxide synthase oxygenase, protein MDYLSLHLFQALEFLVNCLKSGSSDEMLRELRFLGQVHGSADVPTCAYPAITDCMIALMEKHIPDFTPELSQGWATLMERVINVIKLPKLNDERLLKKAKQFLEVIASEQAWELEDKERRWQEIKDEVKATSTYTHTYEELAYGTQLAWRNASKCVGRIAWNNMVVRDRRHVTDPDEMFRELGEHVRFCPLLHPQKIQITVGVLQIQTDTGKVRQGLCSNYLAGLEPGSKVRIGVRTSGFRPPADPQAPMLMVGPGTGVSPLIAFLQYREAIQTQGTQLGDACLYFGCRNHDDFLYGEQLGNWQNQGVLTNLEVAFSRLTDRKVYVQGLMAEKAEQIWDFLNHPQCNYYVCGDAKMADDVFEVFLVIAKTVGELSHIEAVEFFERMKKENRFHADVWGVQLHFQQVIKQVQKDNYSKAEKWLNRVKQSTNEQAAIEESQPLSV, encoded by the coding sequence ATGGATTATCTTTCGCTCCACTTGTTCCAGGCACTAGAATTTCTGGTGAATTGCCTCAAAAGTGGCAGTAGCGATGAGATGTTGCGTGAACTGCGCTTCTTGGGGCAGGTACATGGTAGTGCCGATGTACCCACCTGCGCCTATCCGGCAATTACAGACTGCATGATTGCTTTGATGGAAAAGCATATCCCAGACTTTACACCAGAGTTGAGCCAGGGTTGGGCAACGTTGATGGAGCGAGTCATTAATGTGATTAAGCTGCCTAAGCTTAATGATGAACGATTACTTAAAAAAGCAAAACAATTTTTAGAGGTAATTGCATCTGAACAAGCTTGGGAACTAGAAGATAAGGAACGGCGATGGCAAGAAATTAAGGACGAAGTGAAAGCTACAAGCACTTATACTCACACTTACGAAGAATTGGCCTATGGGACACAGTTAGCTTGGCGTAATGCTTCCAAGTGTGTAGGGCGGATTGCCTGGAATAATATGGTAGTGCGCGATCGCCGTCACGTCACCGACCCAGATGAAATGTTCCGCGAACTGGGAGAACACGTCCGGTTTTGTCCACTTCTCCATCCTCAAAAGATTCAAATTACAGTTGGTGTGTTGCAAATTCAAACTGACACAGGTAAAGTGCGGCAAGGGCTTTGTTCTAACTACCTAGCGGGGCTAGAACCTGGCTCAAAAGTGCGGATTGGCGTTCGCACTTCTGGTTTCCGTCCTCCTGCTGATCCACAAGCACCAATGCTGATGGTGGGGCCTGGCACAGGAGTATCACCGCTAATTGCCTTCCTCCAATATCGTGAAGCTATACAGACCCAGGGGACACAGCTAGGAGATGCCTGCTTATACTTTGGCTGTCGCAATCATGATGACTTTCTCTATGGCGAACAACTGGGAAATTGGCAGAATCAAGGTGTGCTGACTAACCTAGAAGTTGCCTTTTCGCGCTTGACAGATAGAAAAGTCTATGTTCAGGGGCTAATGGCAGAAAAAGCTGAACAAATCTGGGATTTCTTGAATCATCCGCAATGTAATTACTACGTCTGTGGTGATGCCAAAATGGCTGATGACGTGTTTGAGGTGTTTTTAGTGATAGCTAAAACGGTTGGTGAACTCTCCCACATTGAAGCGGTAGAATTCTTTGAGCGAATGAAGAAAGAGAACCGTTTCCATGCAGATGTTTGGGGTGTACAATTACACTTCCAGCAAGTAATCAAGCAGGTACAAAAAGATAATTACTCAAAGGCCGAAAAATGGCTTAATAGAGTCAAGCAATCAACCAATGAGCAAGCAGCAATTGAGGAGTCGCAACCGTTGAGTGTCTAA
- a CDS encoding PEP-CTERM sorting domain-containing protein, protein MKLQQFASIGAIVLATILFMSDKSQAFTIIRQDAKLATPALGTPVIGESSDAGLSKPGDVATLSYTPSSSSSVYAKNDSTYNFTKFIYTILPGQDAFWDAASTFDFFSSSEVSADGKTLTLSDGVFSAGATALFSAVSLTNDPLNARTPTLVNVTFDGTPVPEPMTIIGTLAAGAFGVALKRKKLALTK, encoded by the coding sequence ATGAAATTGCAACAATTTGCTTCCATAGGTGCGATAGTTCTAGCAACGATACTCTTTATGAGTGACAAGAGTCAGGCGTTTACAATAATTAGGCAGGATGCGAAGCTTGCAACGCCTGCATTAGGAACTCCTGTAATTGGCGAAAGCAGCGACGCTGGGCTGTCTAAGCCCGGTGATGTGGCAACCCTTTCTTATACACCAAGTTCTAGCTCCTCTGTGTATGCTAAGAACGACAGTACTTACAATTTCACCAAGTTTATTTACACCATTCTGCCTGGGCAAGATGCTTTCTGGGATGCCGCTTCCACGTTTGATTTTTTCAGCAGCAGTGAGGTTTCCGCTGATGGCAAAACTCTAACATTGAGTGATGGAGTATTTAGCGCTGGGGCAACAGCCCTTTTCAGTGCAGTCAGCCTTACCAATGATCCTTTGAATGCTAGGACTCCGACCCTAGTTAATGTGACTTTTGATGGTACACCTGTCCCTGAGCCCATGACAATTATAGGTACTTTGGCTGCGGGTGCTTTTGGTGTTGCATTAAAGAGAAAAAAGCTAGCTCTTACTAAGTAA
- a CDS encoding methyltransferase, with translation MTVSESIYAPSNTPFQMSAMEWIHAYWMSRCVYVVAKLGIADILKDGPQHCDALATVTNSHSDALYRILRALASVGIFAEIKPRYFVLTPLADCLQSNAPDSVRAMAILRGEEHYYKAWGDLMYSLQTGESAFERLYGMDLFQYNDQNPSQGEIFDRAMAESEETNSLVLEAYDFSSIGKLVDIGGGKGRLLAIILQAYPSMTGMLFDRPDVIERAKNSWDLAVSDRCEFIGGSFFDAIPTGGDAYILKHIIQDWDDERSLAILQRCYQVMKTQSRLLVIDFVIPPGNEFYGSKFIDVNMLTMCPGGRIRTEEEFQELFKTAGFKITKIIPTESEVSIIEAVKTL, from the coding sequence ATGACTGTATCAGAATCTATATATGCACCTAGCAATACACCATTTCAAATGTCTGCAATGGAATGGATACACGCCTACTGGATGTCTCGATGTGTTTACGTAGTGGCTAAACTTGGTATTGCAGATATACTTAAGGACGGCCCTCAGCACTGCGACGCTTTGGCGACTGTCACCAATAGCCACAGCGATGCACTTTATCGCATATTGCGAGCCTTGGCGAGCGTTGGCATTTTTGCAGAGATTAAGCCGCGTTATTTTGTGCTAACTCCACTAGCAGATTGTTTGCAAAGCAACGCCCCTGACTCGGTTCGGGCAATGGCAATTTTGCGGGGTGAGGAGCATTATTACAAAGCTTGGGGAGATTTAATGTACAGTTTGCAGACTGGAGAAAGTGCCTTTGAGCGTTTGTATGGCATGGATTTGTTTCAGTATAATGACCAAAATCCTAGCCAAGGTGAAATTTTTGATCGAGCGATGGCAGAGTCAGAAGAGACAAATTCCTTGGTTTTAGAGGCTTATGATTTTTCTTCCATTGGTAAGTTGGTTGATATTGGTGGTGGTAAAGGCCGCTTACTGGCTATCATTCTCCAAGCTTACCCTAGTATGACAGGGATGCTATTTGACCGACCAGATGTGATTGAGCGAGCTAAAAATTCTTGGGATTTAGCCGTAAGCGATCGCTGCGAATTTATTGGGGGAAGTTTCTTTGACGCTATTCCCACGGGAGGAGATGCTTATATTCTCAAGCATATTATTCAAGACTGGGATGATGAGCGATCGCTAGCTATTCTTCAACGCTGTTATCAAGTTATGAAAACGCAAAGTCGATTATTGGTAATAGACTTTGTAATTCCTCCAGGAAACGAGTTTTATGGCAGTAAATTTATAGACGTCAATATGTTAACAATGTGTCCTGGTGGACGTATTCGTACTGAAGAGGAATTTCAAGAGCTATTTAAAACCGCAGGGTTCAAAATTACTAAAATTATCCCAACTGAATCAGAGGTTAGCATTATTGAGGCAGTTAAAACTCTGTAG
- a CDS encoding SDR family oxidoreductase produces the protein MNQKKEGAVVITGASTGVGRATALLLDKQGYQVFAGVRKERDAELIKLNSSVNLTPIILDVTKIEQIKSATEIVLSTIGEKGLLGLVNNAGILVDGPLEYLAIDELRWQFEVNVIGQVAVTQAFLPMIRQAKGRIINIGSVSGKISSPFFSALCASKFALEALTDSLRMELHPWGIEVILVEPGSIASAAPDKVEASLQKKLANMSPIARAMYGDIYKFSLEQLIKSNRMGIAPEEVANVIQKALEANKPKTRYFVSKEKVILNLLLMLAKILPDRVCDAIQLQDLELKN, from the coding sequence ATGAATCAAAAAAAAGAAGGTGCTGTAGTAATTACAGGAGCATCTACAGGAGTGGGCCGAGCAACTGCACTCTTGTTAGATAAGCAAGGTTATCAAGTATTTGCAGGAGTTCGTAAAGAAAGAGATGCTGAATTAATTAAGCTAAATTCATCAGTTAATTTAACACCAATTATTCTCGATGTAACCAAAATAGAACAGATTAAATCTGCCACAGAAATTGTCTTATCAACCATTGGAGAAAAAGGATTACTTGGATTAGTAAATAATGCCGGAATATTAGTAGATGGGCCATTGGAATATCTGGCAATAGATGAGCTAAGATGGCAATTTGAAGTCAATGTAATTGGACAGGTAGCTGTTACCCAAGCTTTTTTACCAATGATCCGCCAAGCCAAAGGACGGATTATTAATATTGGCTCTGTTTCTGGCAAAATTTCTTCACCGTTTTTCTCAGCATTGTGCGCTTCCAAGTTTGCCTTAGAAGCACTGACTGATTCTTTAAGAATGGAATTACATCCTTGGGGAATTGAAGTGATTTTGGTTGAGCCTGGCTCAATCGCTTCCGCAGCGCCAGACAAAGTAGAAGCAAGTTTGCAAAAAAAACTAGCCAATATGTCACCTATAGCTAGAGCTATGTACGGTGATATTTACAAGTTTTCTTTAGAGCAGTTAATCAAGTCAAATCGGATGGGAATAGCACCGGAAGAAGTTGCAAATGTGATTCAGAAAGCTTTAGAAGCTAATAAACCTAAAACTCGCTATTTCGTATCTAAGGAAAAAGTGATTTTAAATTTGCTCTTGATGTTGGCGAAGATTCTTCCAGACAGGGTTTGTGATGCAATTCAACTCCAAGACTTGGAATTAAAAAATTAA